In a single window of the Jaculus jaculus isolate mJacJac1 chromosome 9, mJacJac1.mat.Y.cur, whole genome shotgun sequence genome:
- the Limd2 gene encoding LIM domain-containing protein 2 produces the protein MFQAAGAAQATPSHEAKGSSSSSNVQRSKSFSLRAQVKETCAACQKTVYPMERLVADKFIFHNSCFCCKHCHTKLSLGSYAALHGEFYCKPHFQQLFKSKGNYDEGFGRKQHKELWAHKEVDPSTKTA, from the exons ATGTTCCAGGCTGCAGGAGCCGCCCAGGCCACCCCTTCTCAT GAAGCcaagggcagcagcagcagcagcaatgtgCAGCGCTCTAAG TCCTTCAGCCTGCGGGCTCAGGTGAAGGAGACCTGCGCAGCTTGCCAGAAGACTGTGTATCCCATGGAGAGGCTGGTGGCAGACAAGTTCATTTTCCACAACTCTTGCTTCTGCTGCAAGCACTGCCACACCAAGCTCAG CCTGGGCAGCTACGCGGCGCTGCACGGCGAATTTTACTGCAAACCCCACTTTCAGCAGCTGTTTAAGAGCAAAGGCAACTACGATGAGGGGTTCGGTCGTAAACAGCACAAGGAGCTCTGGGCCCACAAGGAGGTGGACCCTAGCACCAAGACAGCCTGA
- the Strada gene encoding STE20-related kinase adapter protein alpha isoform X2, which yields MSFLRWVSEKFIVEGLRDLELFGEQPPGDTRRKTNEASSESIASFSKHEIMSSFLPEGGCYELLTIIGKGFEDLMTVNLARYKPTGEYVTVRRINLEACSNEMVTFLQGELHVSKLFSHPNIVPYRATFIADNELWVITSFMAYGSAKDLISTHFMDGMNELAIAYILQGVLKALDYIHHMGYVHRSVKASHILISTDGKVYLSGLRSNLSMISHGQRQRVVHDFPKYSIKVLPWLSPEVLQQNLQGYDAKSDIYSVGITACELANGHVPFKDMPATQMLLEKLNGTVPCLLDTSTIPAEELTMSPSRSIANPGPSESLATGTLRPSNGDSPSHPYHRTFSPHFHHFVEQCLQRNPDARPSASTLLNHSFFKQIKRRASEALPELLRPVTPITNFEGSLSQDHSGIFGLVTNLEELEVDDWEF from the exons acAAATGAGGCGAGCTCAGAGTCGATAGCATCCTTCTCTAAACACGAGATCATGAGCAGCTTTCTGCCCGAGGGCGGGTGTTACGAGCTGCTCACCATTATAG GTAAAGGATTTGAAGACCTGATGACGGTGAATCTAGCAAGGTACAAACCAACAGGAGAGTATGTGACAGTACGAAGAATTAATCTAGAAGCCTGTTCCAATGAGATGGTGACGTTCTTGCAG GGGGAGCTTCATGTCTCTAAACTCTTCAGCCATCCCAACATAGTACCCTACCGAGCCACCTTTATTGCAGACAATGAGCTGTGGGTTATCACATCATTCATGGCATATG GTTCTGCAAAGGATCTCATCAGCACACACTTCATGGATGGCATGAATGAACTGGCAATTGCTTATATCCTGCAAGGAGTGCTAAAGGCCTTGGACTATATCCACCACATGGGCTATGTGCACCG gaGTGTCAAAGCCAGCCACATTCTGATCTCCACCGACGGGAAGGTCTACCTGTCTGGTTTGCGCAGCAACCTCAGCATGATCAGCCACGGGCAGCGGCAGCGTGTGGTCCATGACTTTCCTAAGTACAGTATCAAGGTTCTGCCTTGGCTGAGCCCTGAAGTCCTCCAGCAG AATCTTCAGGGTTATGATGCCAAGTCTGACATCTACAGCGTGGGAATTACGGCCTGTGAATTGGCCAACGGCCATGTCCCCTTTAAGGATATGCCTGCCACCCAG ATGCTGCTGGAGAAACTGAATGGCACAGTGCCCTGCCTGTTGGACACCAGCACCATCCCTGCTGAGGAGCTGACCATGAGTCCCTCTCGTTCCATAGCCAACCCTGGCCCGAGCGAGAGCCTGGCCACTGGTACCCTCAGGCCTTCTAACGGCGACTCACCGTCCCATCCCTACCACCGAACCTTCTCCCCCCACTTCCACCACTTTGTGGAGCAGTGCCTTCAGCGCAACCCTGACGCAAG gCCAAGTGCCAGCACCCTCCTGAATCACTCCTTCTTCAAGCAG atcaaACGACGTGCCTCAGAGGCTTTGCCTGAACTGCTTCGTCCTGTCACTCCCATCACCAATTTTGAGGGCAGCCTGTCTCAGGATCACAGTGGAATCTTTGGCCTGGTGACAAACTTGGAAGAACTGGAAGTGGATGACTGGGAGTTCTGA
- the Strada gene encoding STE20-related kinase adapter protein alpha isoform X1: MSFLVSKPERIRRWVSEKFIVEGLRDLELFGEQPPGDTRRKTNEASSESIASFSKHEIMSSFLPEGGCYELLTIIGKGFEDLMTVNLARYKPTGEYVTVRRINLEACSNEMVTFLQGELHVSKLFSHPNIVPYRATFIADNELWVITSFMAYGSAKDLISTHFMDGMNELAIAYILQGVLKALDYIHHMGYVHRSVKASHILISTDGKVYLSGLRSNLSMISHGQRQRVVHDFPKYSIKVLPWLSPEVLQQNLQGYDAKSDIYSVGITACELANGHVPFKDMPATQMLLEKLNGTVPCLLDTSTIPAEELTMSPSRSIANPGPSESLATGTLRPSNGDSPSHPYHRTFSPHFHHFVEQCLQRNPDARPSASTLLNHSFFKQIKRRASEALPELLRPVTPITNFEGSLSQDHSGIFGLVTNLEELEVDDWEF, from the exons acAAATGAGGCGAGCTCAGAGTCGATAGCATCCTTCTCTAAACACGAGATCATGAGCAGCTTTCTGCCCGAGGGCGGGTGTTACGAGCTGCTCACCATTATAG GTAAAGGATTTGAAGACCTGATGACGGTGAATCTAGCAAGGTACAAACCAACAGGAGAGTATGTGACAGTACGAAGAATTAATCTAGAAGCCTGTTCCAATGAGATGGTGACGTTCTTGCAG GGGGAGCTTCATGTCTCTAAACTCTTCAGCCATCCCAACATAGTACCCTACCGAGCCACCTTTATTGCAGACAATGAGCTGTGGGTTATCACATCATTCATGGCATATG GTTCTGCAAAGGATCTCATCAGCACACACTTCATGGATGGCATGAATGAACTGGCAATTGCTTATATCCTGCAAGGAGTGCTAAAGGCCTTGGACTATATCCACCACATGGGCTATGTGCACCG gaGTGTCAAAGCCAGCCACATTCTGATCTCCACCGACGGGAAGGTCTACCTGTCTGGTTTGCGCAGCAACCTCAGCATGATCAGCCACGGGCAGCGGCAGCGTGTGGTCCATGACTTTCCTAAGTACAGTATCAAGGTTCTGCCTTGGCTGAGCCCTGAAGTCCTCCAGCAG AATCTTCAGGGTTATGATGCCAAGTCTGACATCTACAGCGTGGGAATTACGGCCTGTGAATTGGCCAACGGCCATGTCCCCTTTAAGGATATGCCTGCCACCCAG ATGCTGCTGGAGAAACTGAATGGCACAGTGCCCTGCCTGTTGGACACCAGCACCATCCCTGCTGAGGAGCTGACCATGAGTCCCTCTCGTTCCATAGCCAACCCTGGCCCGAGCGAGAGCCTGGCCACTGGTACCCTCAGGCCTTCTAACGGCGACTCACCGTCCCATCCCTACCACCGAACCTTCTCCCCCCACTTCCACCACTTTGTGGAGCAGTGCCTTCAGCGCAACCCTGACGCAAG gCCAAGTGCCAGCACCCTCCTGAATCACTCCTTCTTCAAGCAG atcaaACGACGTGCCTCAGAGGCTTTGCCTGAACTGCTTCGTCCTGTCACTCCCATCACCAATTTTGAGGGCAGCCTGTCTCAGGATCACAGTGGAATCTTTGGCCTGGTGACAAACTTGGAAGAACTGGAAGTGGATGACTGGGAGTTCTGA
- the Strada gene encoding STE20-related kinase adapter protein alpha isoform X6 — translation MSSFLPEGGCYELLTIIGKGFEDLMTVNLARYKPTGEYVTVRRINLEACSNEMVTFLQGELHVSKLFSHPNIVPYRATFIADNELWVITSFMAYGSAKDLISTHFMDGMNELAIAYILQGVLKALDYIHHMGYVHRSVKASHILISTDGKVYLSGLRSNLSMISHGQRQRVVHDFPKYSIKVLPWLSPEVLQQNLQGYDAKSDIYSVGITACELANGHVPFKDMPATQMLLEKLNGTVPCLLDTSTIPAEELTMSPSRSIANPGPSESLATGTLRPSNGDSPSHPYHRTFSPHFHHFVEQCLQRNPDARPSASTLLNHSFFKQIKRRASEALPELLRPVTPITNFEGSLSQDHSGIFGLVTNLEELEVDDWEF, via the exons ATGAGCAGCTTTCTGCCCGAGGGCGGGTGTTACGAGCTGCTCACCATTATAG GTAAAGGATTTGAAGACCTGATGACGGTGAATCTAGCAAGGTACAAACCAACAGGAGAGTATGTGACAGTACGAAGAATTAATCTAGAAGCCTGTTCCAATGAGATGGTGACGTTCTTGCAG GGGGAGCTTCATGTCTCTAAACTCTTCAGCCATCCCAACATAGTACCCTACCGAGCCACCTTTATTGCAGACAATGAGCTGTGGGTTATCACATCATTCATGGCATATG GTTCTGCAAAGGATCTCATCAGCACACACTTCATGGATGGCATGAATGAACTGGCAATTGCTTATATCCTGCAAGGAGTGCTAAAGGCCTTGGACTATATCCACCACATGGGCTATGTGCACCG gaGTGTCAAAGCCAGCCACATTCTGATCTCCACCGACGGGAAGGTCTACCTGTCTGGTTTGCGCAGCAACCTCAGCATGATCAGCCACGGGCAGCGGCAGCGTGTGGTCCATGACTTTCCTAAGTACAGTATCAAGGTTCTGCCTTGGCTGAGCCCTGAAGTCCTCCAGCAG AATCTTCAGGGTTATGATGCCAAGTCTGACATCTACAGCGTGGGAATTACGGCCTGTGAATTGGCCAACGGCCATGTCCCCTTTAAGGATATGCCTGCCACCCAG ATGCTGCTGGAGAAACTGAATGGCACAGTGCCCTGCCTGTTGGACACCAGCACCATCCCTGCTGAGGAGCTGACCATGAGTCCCTCTCGTTCCATAGCCAACCCTGGCCCGAGCGAGAGCCTGGCCACTGGTACCCTCAGGCCTTCTAACGGCGACTCACCGTCCCATCCCTACCACCGAACCTTCTCCCCCCACTTCCACCACTTTGTGGAGCAGTGCCTTCAGCGCAACCCTGACGCAAG gCCAAGTGCCAGCACCCTCCTGAATCACTCCTTCTTCAAGCAG atcaaACGACGTGCCTCAGAGGCTTTGCCTGAACTGCTTCGTCCTGTCACTCCCATCACCAATTTTGAGGGCAGCCTGTCTCAGGATCACAGTGGAATCTTTGGCCTGGTGACAAACTTGGAAGAACTGGAAGTGGATGACTGGGAGTTCTGA
- the Strada gene encoding STE20-related kinase adapter protein alpha isoform X5, which produces MGETNEASSESIASFSKHEIMSSFLPEGGCYELLTIIGKGFEDLMTVNLARYKPTGEYVTVRRINLEACSNEMVTFLQGELHVSKLFSHPNIVPYRATFIADNELWVITSFMAYGSAKDLISTHFMDGMNELAIAYILQGVLKALDYIHHMGYVHRSVKASHILISTDGKVYLSGLRSNLSMISHGQRQRVVHDFPKYSIKVLPWLSPEVLQQNLQGYDAKSDIYSVGITACELANGHVPFKDMPATQMLLEKLNGTVPCLLDTSTIPAEELTMSPSRSIANPGPSESLATGTLRPSNGDSPSHPYHRTFSPHFHHFVEQCLQRNPDARPSASTLLNHSFFKQIKRRASEALPELLRPVTPITNFEGSLSQDHSGIFGLVTNLEELEVDDWEF; this is translated from the exons acAAATGAGGCGAGCTCAGAGTCGATAGCATCCTTCTCTAAACACGAGATCATGAGCAGCTTTCTGCCCGAGGGCGGGTGTTACGAGCTGCTCACCATTATAG GTAAAGGATTTGAAGACCTGATGACGGTGAATCTAGCAAGGTACAAACCAACAGGAGAGTATGTGACAGTACGAAGAATTAATCTAGAAGCCTGTTCCAATGAGATGGTGACGTTCTTGCAG GGGGAGCTTCATGTCTCTAAACTCTTCAGCCATCCCAACATAGTACCCTACCGAGCCACCTTTATTGCAGACAATGAGCTGTGGGTTATCACATCATTCATGGCATATG GTTCTGCAAAGGATCTCATCAGCACACACTTCATGGATGGCATGAATGAACTGGCAATTGCTTATATCCTGCAAGGAGTGCTAAAGGCCTTGGACTATATCCACCACATGGGCTATGTGCACCG gaGTGTCAAAGCCAGCCACATTCTGATCTCCACCGACGGGAAGGTCTACCTGTCTGGTTTGCGCAGCAACCTCAGCATGATCAGCCACGGGCAGCGGCAGCGTGTGGTCCATGACTTTCCTAAGTACAGTATCAAGGTTCTGCCTTGGCTGAGCCCTGAAGTCCTCCAGCAG AATCTTCAGGGTTATGATGCCAAGTCTGACATCTACAGCGTGGGAATTACGGCCTGTGAATTGGCCAACGGCCATGTCCCCTTTAAGGATATGCCTGCCACCCAG ATGCTGCTGGAGAAACTGAATGGCACAGTGCCCTGCCTGTTGGACACCAGCACCATCCCTGCTGAGGAGCTGACCATGAGTCCCTCTCGTTCCATAGCCAACCCTGGCCCGAGCGAGAGCCTGGCCACTGGTACCCTCAGGCCTTCTAACGGCGACTCACCGTCCCATCCCTACCACCGAACCTTCTCCCCCCACTTCCACCACTTTGTGGAGCAGTGCCTTCAGCGCAACCCTGACGCAAG gCCAAGTGCCAGCACCCTCCTGAATCACTCCTTCTTCAAGCAG atcaaACGACGTGCCTCAGAGGCTTTGCCTGAACTGCTTCGTCCTGTCACTCCCATCACCAATTTTGAGGGCAGCCTGTCTCAGGATCACAGTGGAATCTTTGGCCTGGTGACAAACTTGGAAGAACTGGAAGTGGATGACTGGGAGTTCTGA
- the Strada gene encoding STE20-related kinase adapter protein alpha isoform X3, protein MSFLVSKPERIRTNEASSESIASFSKHEIMSSFLPEGGCYELLTIIGKGFEDLMTVNLARYKPTGEYVTVRRINLEACSNEMVTFLQGELHVSKLFSHPNIVPYRATFIADNELWVITSFMAYGSAKDLISTHFMDGMNELAIAYILQGVLKALDYIHHMGYVHRSVKASHILISTDGKVYLSGLRSNLSMISHGQRQRVVHDFPKYSIKVLPWLSPEVLQQNLQGYDAKSDIYSVGITACELANGHVPFKDMPATQMLLEKLNGTVPCLLDTSTIPAEELTMSPSRSIANPGPSESLATGTLRPSNGDSPSHPYHRTFSPHFHHFVEQCLQRNPDARPSASTLLNHSFFKQIKRRASEALPELLRPVTPITNFEGSLSQDHSGIFGLVTNLEELEVDDWEF, encoded by the exons acAAATGAGGCGAGCTCAGAGTCGATAGCATCCTTCTCTAAACACGAGATCATGAGCAGCTTTCTGCCCGAGGGCGGGTGTTACGAGCTGCTCACCATTATAG GTAAAGGATTTGAAGACCTGATGACGGTGAATCTAGCAAGGTACAAACCAACAGGAGAGTATGTGACAGTACGAAGAATTAATCTAGAAGCCTGTTCCAATGAGATGGTGACGTTCTTGCAG GGGGAGCTTCATGTCTCTAAACTCTTCAGCCATCCCAACATAGTACCCTACCGAGCCACCTTTATTGCAGACAATGAGCTGTGGGTTATCACATCATTCATGGCATATG GTTCTGCAAAGGATCTCATCAGCACACACTTCATGGATGGCATGAATGAACTGGCAATTGCTTATATCCTGCAAGGAGTGCTAAAGGCCTTGGACTATATCCACCACATGGGCTATGTGCACCG gaGTGTCAAAGCCAGCCACATTCTGATCTCCACCGACGGGAAGGTCTACCTGTCTGGTTTGCGCAGCAACCTCAGCATGATCAGCCACGGGCAGCGGCAGCGTGTGGTCCATGACTTTCCTAAGTACAGTATCAAGGTTCTGCCTTGGCTGAGCCCTGAAGTCCTCCAGCAG AATCTTCAGGGTTATGATGCCAAGTCTGACATCTACAGCGTGGGAATTACGGCCTGTGAATTGGCCAACGGCCATGTCCCCTTTAAGGATATGCCTGCCACCCAG ATGCTGCTGGAGAAACTGAATGGCACAGTGCCCTGCCTGTTGGACACCAGCACCATCCCTGCTGAGGAGCTGACCATGAGTCCCTCTCGTTCCATAGCCAACCCTGGCCCGAGCGAGAGCCTGGCCACTGGTACCCTCAGGCCTTCTAACGGCGACTCACCGTCCCATCCCTACCACCGAACCTTCTCCCCCCACTTCCACCACTTTGTGGAGCAGTGCCTTCAGCGCAACCCTGACGCAAG gCCAAGTGCCAGCACCCTCCTGAATCACTCCTTCTTCAAGCAG atcaaACGACGTGCCTCAGAGGCTTTGCCTGAACTGCTTCGTCCTGTCACTCCCATCACCAATTTTGAGGGCAGCCTGTCTCAGGATCACAGTGGAATCTTTGGCCTGGTGACAAACTTGGAAGAACTGGAAGTGGATGACTGGGAGTTCTGA
- the Strada gene encoding STE20-related kinase adapter protein alpha isoform X4 has protein sequence MSFLTNEASSESIASFSKHEIMSSFLPEGGCYELLTIIGKGFEDLMTVNLARYKPTGEYVTVRRINLEACSNEMVTFLQGELHVSKLFSHPNIVPYRATFIADNELWVITSFMAYGSAKDLISTHFMDGMNELAIAYILQGVLKALDYIHHMGYVHRSVKASHILISTDGKVYLSGLRSNLSMISHGQRQRVVHDFPKYSIKVLPWLSPEVLQQNLQGYDAKSDIYSVGITACELANGHVPFKDMPATQMLLEKLNGTVPCLLDTSTIPAEELTMSPSRSIANPGPSESLATGTLRPSNGDSPSHPYHRTFSPHFHHFVEQCLQRNPDARPSASTLLNHSFFKQIKRRASEALPELLRPVTPITNFEGSLSQDHSGIFGLVTNLEELEVDDWEF, from the exons acAAATGAGGCGAGCTCAGAGTCGATAGCATCCTTCTCTAAACACGAGATCATGAGCAGCTTTCTGCCCGAGGGCGGGTGTTACGAGCTGCTCACCATTATAG GTAAAGGATTTGAAGACCTGATGACGGTGAATCTAGCAAGGTACAAACCAACAGGAGAGTATGTGACAGTACGAAGAATTAATCTAGAAGCCTGTTCCAATGAGATGGTGACGTTCTTGCAG GGGGAGCTTCATGTCTCTAAACTCTTCAGCCATCCCAACATAGTACCCTACCGAGCCACCTTTATTGCAGACAATGAGCTGTGGGTTATCACATCATTCATGGCATATG GTTCTGCAAAGGATCTCATCAGCACACACTTCATGGATGGCATGAATGAACTGGCAATTGCTTATATCCTGCAAGGAGTGCTAAAGGCCTTGGACTATATCCACCACATGGGCTATGTGCACCG gaGTGTCAAAGCCAGCCACATTCTGATCTCCACCGACGGGAAGGTCTACCTGTCTGGTTTGCGCAGCAACCTCAGCATGATCAGCCACGGGCAGCGGCAGCGTGTGGTCCATGACTTTCCTAAGTACAGTATCAAGGTTCTGCCTTGGCTGAGCCCTGAAGTCCTCCAGCAG AATCTTCAGGGTTATGATGCCAAGTCTGACATCTACAGCGTGGGAATTACGGCCTGTGAATTGGCCAACGGCCATGTCCCCTTTAAGGATATGCCTGCCACCCAG ATGCTGCTGGAGAAACTGAATGGCACAGTGCCCTGCCTGTTGGACACCAGCACCATCCCTGCTGAGGAGCTGACCATGAGTCCCTCTCGTTCCATAGCCAACCCTGGCCCGAGCGAGAGCCTGGCCACTGGTACCCTCAGGCCTTCTAACGGCGACTCACCGTCCCATCCCTACCACCGAACCTTCTCCCCCCACTTCCACCACTTTGTGGAGCAGTGCCTTCAGCGCAACCCTGACGCAAG gCCAAGTGCCAGCACCCTCCTGAATCACTCCTTCTTCAAGCAG atcaaACGACGTGCCTCAGAGGCTTTGCCTGAACTGCTTCGTCCTGTCACTCCCATCACCAATTTTGAGGGCAGCCTGTCTCAGGATCACAGTGGAATCTTTGGCCTGGTGACAAACTTGGAAGAACTGGAAGTGGATGACTGGGAGTTCTGA